From Anaerohalosphaeraceae bacterium, one genomic window encodes:
- a CDS encoding prephenate dehydrogenase codes for MKELKKISVIGMGLLGASISLAALRAFPSVLVCGFSHRKQTRQKARRLQVAGEIAESLEECVRDADVIIFATPIRTFPVLFGQIRPFVKHSCVITDVGSTKLMAHRWAREIFNSNIAYVGSHPIAGSEKRGVDFARDDLLAGANCILTKTPSTRLSALRLLKKFWGRLGCRVLVMTPQRHDRIFGHISHLPHIAAAALVNANSADILPFAGKGFLDTSRVASGPANIWTDILLTNPRNCIQGIDRLIAELKKIRTAISQQDERKIEFLLEKARTKREKMIAAKLKQKELF; via the coding sequence ATGAAAGAGTTAAAAAAAATCAGCGTCATTGGAATGGGTCTGTTGGGGGCCAGCATTAGTCTGGCGGCCCTTCGGGCTTTTCCATCGGTTCTGGTCTGCGGGTTCAGTCATCGTAAACAGACGCGTCAAAAAGCCCGACGGCTCCAGGTCGCCGGAGAGATTGCCGAATCGCTCGAGGAATGTGTTCGGGATGCAGATGTAATTATCTTTGCTACACCAATAAGGACATTTCCGGTATTGTTTGGGCAGATCCGCCCTTTTGTAAAACACTCCTGTGTTATTACCGATGTCGGTTCAACCAAGCTGATGGCTCATCGGTGGGCCCGGGAGATTTTCAATTCTAACATTGCGTATGTAGGTTCGCATCCTATTGCCGGCTCCGAAAAAAGAGGGGTGGATTTTGCCCGGGATGATTTGCTGGCCGGGGCCAATTGTATTCTTACGAAAACTCCCTCCACCCGGCTGTCAGCTTTGCGTCTGTTAAAAAAATTTTGGGGACGGCTGGGCTGCCGGGTTCTGGTTATGACGCCCCAGCGTCACGACCGCATTTTCGGGCATATCAGCCATCTGCCGCATATTGCTGCGGCGGCTCTGGTGAACGCCAACAGCGCTGATATTCTACCTTTTGCCGGCAAGGGCTTTCTGGATACCTCCCGGGTGGCCTCCGGCCCGGCCAATATTTGGACGGACATCCTTCTGACCAATCCGCGCAACTGCATTCAGGGGATTGACCGGCTGATTGCGGAATTGAAAAAAATTCGCACGGCCATCTCGCAGCAGGATGAGCGAAAAATTGAATTTCTGCTCGAAAAAGCCCGAACCAAACGGGAAAAAATGATTGCCGCCAAACTCAAACAGAAAGAACTCTTTTAA
- a CDS encoding LL-diaminopimelate aminotransferase, with the protein MIRVNEHFLKLKAGYLFPEIARRVAAFAKTHPNASIIKLGIGDVTEPLPPAVCSAMEQAVREMARPETFRGYGPEQGYEFLRKAIAENDYQARGAQVSPDEIFISDGAKCDTGNLQEIFGLDIKVAVTDPVYPVYVDTNVMAGRTGPADASGRYSGIVYMPCTPENNFVPDLPKEPVDLIYLCYPNNPTGAVATREQLKKWVDYALEHKAVILFDAAYEAFIQDESIPHSIYEIEGARKVAIESRSFSKTAGFTGVRCAFTVVPDELTAYTADGKPVALKPLWNRRHCTKFNGVSYITQRGAEAVYSPEGRRQIRQIISIYMKNADLMCRSLGRLGYSVYGGQNAPYVWLKTPKGMGSWEFFDLLLEKLHVVGTPGAGFGAAGEGFFRLSAFNHPQKVQEAMDRFASLQI; encoded by the coding sequence ATGATTCGAGTCAATGAACACTTTCTCAAACTCAAAGCGGGCTATCTGTTTCCTGAAATTGCCCGGCGTGTGGCGGCTTTTGCCAAGACGCATCCGAATGCATCGATTATCAAACTCGGCATCGGCGACGTGACCGAACCGCTGCCGCCGGCCGTCTGCTCGGCGATGGAACAGGCCGTTCGGGAGATGGCCCGCCCGGAGACTTTCCGCGGCTACGGCCCTGAACAGGGCTATGAATTCCTGCGCAAGGCCATCGCAGAAAATGATTATCAGGCAAGAGGGGCTCAGGTTTCACCGGATGAAATTTTCATCAGCGATGGGGCCAAATGCGACACCGGAAATCTGCAGGAAATCTTCGGACTTGACATCAAAGTAGCTGTGACTGACCCTGTATATCCTGTTTATGTGGATACCAATGTGATGGCCGGCCGAACAGGACCGGCTGATGCGTCCGGACGATACAGCGGAATCGTTTACATGCCCTGCACGCCGGAAAACAACTTTGTTCCGGACCTGCCTAAAGAACCGGTGGACCTGATTTATCTTTGCTATCCGAACAATCCTACCGGGGCGGTGGCCACACGGGAGCAGCTGAAAAAATGGGTCGATTATGCCCTCGAGCACAAGGCTGTCATTCTCTTTGACGCCGCGTACGAGGCGTTCATTCAGGATGAATCGATTCCGCATTCAATTTATGAAATCGAGGGGGCCCGTAAAGTTGCCATCGAATCCCGCAGCTTCTCCAAAACCGCCGGTTTTACCGGTGTCCGCTGTGCATTTACCGTTGTTCCGGACGAGCTGACGGCTTATACAGCCGACGGCAAGCCGGTTGCCCTTAAACCCCTCTGGAATCGCCGTCACTGCACGAAATTCAACGGCGTCAGTTATATCACGCAGCGGGGCGCCGAGGCCGTTTATTCTCCGGAAGGCCGCCGACAAATCCGGCAAATCATCTCGATTTATATGAAAAATGCCGACCTGATGTGCCGCTCGCTTGGCCGGCTTGGTTATTCCGTTTACGGCGGTCAAAATGCTCCTTATGTCTGGCTGAAGACTCCGAAGGGGATGGGCTCATGGGAATTTTTTGACCTGCTTTTGGAAAAACTGCACGTTGTAGGCACACCGGGAGCCGGCTTCGGGGCCGCCGGAGAAGGGTTTTTCCGACTGAGTGCCTTCAATCACCCCCAGAAAGTTCAGGAGGCGATGGACCGTTTTGCCTCTCTGCAAATATGA
- the purQ gene encoding phosphoribosylformylglycinamidine synthase I, with product MTTVHAVVLRAAGINCDLETQHALELAGAAVQRIHINRLKEKPALLDEFQILVLPGGFSYGDDVAAGKILANQILHHLRDAMRTFLEKGKLILGICNGFQVLIKTGLLPGFNGGGQTSFTLTDNDSGRFEDRWVYLQPGTDRCVFLDPGRRIYLPVAHGEGKLAAKDAAALEQVRQGGYAAFRYVDAAGNPGPFPVNPNGSVDDIAALTDSTGRILGLMPHPERFVRWTQHPHWTRLKINEQEPADGMMIFTNAVRYIREHF from the coding sequence ATGACGACTGTTCACGCTGTTGTGCTTCGGGCCGCTGGAATCAATTGTGATTTGGAAACCCAGCATGCGCTGGAACTGGCCGGCGCCGCCGTTCAGCGGATTCATATCAACCGGCTCAAGGAAAAGCCGGCTTTGCTGGATGAGTTCCAGATTCTTGTTCTGCCGGGCGGATTCAGTTATGGGGACGATGTCGCCGCCGGCAAAATCTTGGCTAACCAGATTCTTCATCATCTGCGGGATGCGATGAGAACTTTTCTGGAAAAGGGCAAACTGATCCTTGGAATCTGCAACGGCTTTCAGGTACTGATTAAGACCGGGCTTCTGCCGGGCTTCAACGGCGGCGGGCAGACCTCGTTTACTCTTACGGACAACGACAGCGGGCGGTTTGAAGACCGCTGGGTTTATCTGCAGCCCGGCACCGACCGGTGCGTTTTTCTGGACCCGGGCCGGCGAATCTACCTGCCCGTCGCTCACGGCGAAGGCAAACTGGCTGCCAAAGACGCGGCGGCTCTTGAGCAGGTCCGGCAGGGCGGCTATGCCGCCTTTCGCTATGTGGATGCCGCCGGCAATCCGGGGCCGTTCCCTGTCAATCCGAACGGCTCGGTCGATGACATTGCTGCTTTGACGGATTCCACCGGGCGCATCCTCGGCCTGATGCCCCATCCGGAGCGGTTTGTCCGCTGGACGCAGCATCCGCACTGGACGCGATTGAAAATCAACGAACAGGAACCTGCGGACGGAATGATGATTTTTACCAACGCCGTCCGGTATATTCGTGAGCACTTTTGA
- a CDS encoding acetyl-CoA carboxylase carboxyltransferase subunit alpha, with protein MSSANSNGQPVPYLPFEEEVAKIDQQIAQLESEDSLQGKHAIKIRQLQVQQTELLQKIYSNLTPWQTVQVARHPRRPLLGDYLSMMFKDVRTLHGDRCFGDDKAIVTALGQIGRHKVMIVGQNKGREIKEKIACNFGCPNPEGYRKALRKMKFAEKFGLPIVTLIDTPGAYPGVGAEERGQAQAIAVNLMEMSRLRVPIVCVVIGEGGSGGALGIGVGDRLAMLEYAYYSVISPEGCAAILWHDGTQAPQAAEALKLTAKELIKLGVIDAVIPEPLGGAHRNLHDTLYNVEQYLVRTLNQLKRKSIDELLEARYRKLRSIGEQCLTLSEWRPHIPERLSAKAQIEKAAREADEVRVEIQQ; from the coding sequence ATGAGCAGTGCAAACAGCAACGGCCAGCCGGTTCCCTATCTTCCGTTTGAGGAAGAAGTAGCCAAGATTGACCAGCAGATAGCCCAGTTGGAAAGCGAAGATTCCCTCCAAGGCAAACATGCCATAAAAATCCGCCAGCTTCAGGTCCAACAGACGGAGCTCCTGCAGAAAATATACAGCAACTTAACCCCCTGGCAGACCGTTCAGGTAGCCCGACACCCGCGCCGGCCGCTGTTAGGGGATTATTTGAGCATGATGTTCAAGGACGTTCGGACCTTGCACGGGGACCGCTGCTTCGGGGATGACAAGGCGATTGTTACAGCGCTGGGACAGATCGGCCGACACAAGGTGATGATTGTCGGGCAAAACAAAGGACGGGAAATCAAGGAAAAAATCGCCTGCAATTTCGGCTGTCCGAATCCGGAGGGCTACCGCAAGGCACTGCGGAAAATGAAGTTTGCTGAGAAATTCGGCCTGCCGATTGTAACCCTGATTGATACACCCGGGGCCTATCCGGGGGTAGGAGCCGAAGAACGGGGGCAAGCCCAGGCCATCGCCGTCAATCTGATGGAAATGTCGCGGCTGCGGGTCCCGATTGTCTGTGTGGTTATCGGCGAAGGCGGTTCAGGCGGAGCACTCGGAATCGGGGTAGGCGACCGGCTGGCCATGCTCGAATATGCTTATTACTCGGTGATTTCGCCGGAGGGCTGTGCAGCGATTCTCTGGCACGACGGCACCCAGGCACCGCAAGCGGCCGAAGCCCTGAAACTGACGGCCAAAGAACTCATCAAACTGGGAGTAATCGATGCAGTTATTCCGGAACCGCTGGGCGGTGCGCATCGAAATCTGCACGATACGCTTTACAACGTTGAACAGTATCTTGTGCGGACACTCAATCAGTTAAAACGCAAAAGCATCGACGAGTTGCTTGAAGCCCGATACCGGAAACTTCGGTCGATTGGGGAACAGTGTCTGACCCTTTCGGAATGGCGGCCCCATATTCCGGAGCGATTGTCGGCCAAAGCTCAAATCGAGAAAGCCGCCCGAGAAGCGGACGAAGTCAGGGTTGAAATCCAGCAATAA
- the purL gene encoding phosphoribosylformylglycinamidine synthase subunit PurL: protein MTVKLWRFEVSSKPGFRDVHGQAVLADIRECGVSSVQEVIFAKVYLIEADFDEVFAQRVGQELLCDPVCQEFLIGRSTVPAGPMPACVLEVHLKSGVTDPVAESVLLALRDMGAQTVEHVRTARKYILLGALTDKDRDRIIRRVLANDCIEEVVIGSDAEPPSPHTRPYELRLIELPIRDLDDEGLVRLSRERDLFLNLLEMQTIQNYYRRIGREPTDIELETLAQTWSEHCVHKTLKSSVEFDCDGQVFHFSNLLKETVFKATKELSKPWCISVFSDNAGVIEFDEDTAVCFKVETHNHPSALDPYGGAATGIGGVIRDPMGTGLGAKPIANTDVFCFGLPNTPHDQVPKGVLHPRRIMKGVVAGVRDYGNRMGIPTVNGAVYFDNRYIANPLVFCGNVGLIPRDKCFKHPQTGHLIVVVGGRTGRDGIHGATFSSGEMTHQHEEIFSHAVQIGNAITEKKMLDTLLQARDAGLYEAITDCGAGGLSSAVGEMGAELGAEVDLEKVPLKYQGLSYTEIWISEAQERMVIAVKPENLEAILQIFAAEDVEATVIGRFTDDKKLTLRYNGVQVGQLEMDFLHEGICKYSRKAVWRTPCLPEPQFPSKDSYTEDLLAILSSYNVASKEWIIRQYDHEVQGGSVIKPLMGAANDGPSDAAVIRPKYHSNRGIAIACGMNPCYGDLDPYQMALSGIDEAVRNLICVGARFDRIALLDNFCWGDCSRPQTFGSLVRAAQACYDGAKAFGAPFISGKDSLNNEFVCEDGTRIIIPPTLLISAVGLVEDIRKCVTMDLKEPGNFLFIVGLTRKEMGGSHLSRLHGQTGGRVPTVDLNLAPQIAQRLSEAIADGLVRSCHDCSEGGLAAALAEMAFAGGLGIQADLRGLPVSQDCRTAAEQLFSESNSRYLVEVTPACYHAFAKRMLNLPFGQIGEVVEQPRLQIRDAQQRLVIDADLDALKAAWKTPLSLG from the coding sequence ATGACTGTCAAACTGTGGCGTTTTGAAGTTTCGAGTAAACCGGGTTTTCGTGATGTGCACGGACAGGCCGTCTTAGCGGATATCCGCGAATGCGGGGTTTCGTCCGTTCAGGAAGTTATTTTTGCCAAAGTGTATCTGATTGAAGCCGATTTTGATGAAGTGTTTGCCCAGCGGGTCGGTCAGGAACTTCTTTGCGACCCAGTCTGTCAGGAGTTTTTAATCGGGCGAAGCACCGTGCCGGCCGGACCGATGCCCGCCTGTGTTCTGGAAGTGCATCTGAAAAGCGGTGTAACCGACCCGGTGGCAGAGTCTGTCTTATTAGCCCTCCGGGATATGGGGGCCCAGACGGTCGAGCATGTTCGAACGGCCCGCAAGTATATTCTGCTCGGAGCGCTGACCGATAAAGACCGCGACCGGATTATCCGCCGCGTTCTGGCCAACGACTGCATCGAGGAGGTAGTCATCGGTTCCGATGCCGAACCCCCCAGTCCTCATACGCGTCCTTACGAACTCCGCCTGATTGAACTGCCGATTCGCGACCTGGATGACGAGGGGCTTGTTCGCCTCAGCCGCGAGCGCGATTTGTTCCTCAATCTTCTCGAAATGCAGACCATTCAAAACTACTACCGGCGCATCGGACGGGAGCCGACGGATATCGAGCTGGAAACGCTTGCGCAAACGTGGAGCGAGCACTGCGTTCACAAAACGCTCAAAAGCAGTGTGGAGTTTGACTGCGACGGACAGGTGTTTCACTTCAGCAATCTCCTCAAAGAGACGGTTTTTAAGGCCACGAAGGAATTAAGCAAACCCTGGTGCATTTCGGTTTTTTCGGACAACGCCGGCGTGATTGAATTTGATGAGGATACGGCGGTCTGTTTTAAGGTCGAAACTCATAATCATCCCTCCGCTCTGGACCCGTACGGCGGAGCGGCCACCGGCATCGGCGGCGTCATTCGGGACCCAATGGGCACCGGCCTTGGAGCCAAACCCATCGCCAATACGGATGTTTTCTGCTTCGGCCTGCCGAATACACCCCATGACCAGGTTCCCAAGGGGGTGCTGCATCCCCGGCGTATTATGAAAGGGGTGGTGGCCGGTGTACGCGACTACGGGAACCGAATGGGGATCCCCACGGTCAATGGGGCGGTTTATTTTGACAACCGATACATTGCCAATCCGCTGGTTTTCTGCGGCAATGTCGGCCTGATTCCACGCGACAAGTGCTTCAAACATCCGCAGACCGGCCATTTGATTGTGGTTGTCGGCGGACGCACCGGACGCGACGGCATCCACGGCGCTACCTTCTCCAGCGGGGAAATGACCCATCAGCATGAGGAAATCTTCTCACACGCCGTGCAGATTGGAAACGCCATCACGGAAAAGAAGATGCTCGACACCCTCCTGCAGGCTCGGGATGCCGGTTTGTATGAAGCCATTACGGACTGCGGGGCAGGGGGGCTCAGCAGCGCCGTCGGCGAAATGGGCGCCGAGCTGGGAGCGGAGGTGGACCTCGAAAAGGTCCCTCTCAAATATCAGGGGCTGAGTTATACGGAAATCTGGATCAGCGAGGCCCAGGAGCGGATGGTTATCGCCGTCAAGCCCGAAAATCTGGAGGCGATTCTGCAAATCTTCGCCGCCGAAGATGTTGAGGCCACCGTCATCGGCCGATTTACCGATGATAAGAAACTTACGCTCCGGTATAACGGTGTTCAGGTCGGCCAGCTGGAGATGGATTTTCTCCACGAAGGCATCTGCAAATACAGTCGAAAGGCCGTCTGGCGGACGCCGTGTTTGCCGGAACCTCAGTTTCCGTCCAAAGACTCCTACACCGAAGACCTGCTGGCGATTTTGTCCTCTTATAATGTTGCCAGCAAGGAATGGATTATCCGCCAGTATGACCACGAAGTGCAGGGCGGCAGCGTGATAAAGCCGCTGATGGGAGCTGCTAACGACGGCCCGTCGGATGCGGCGGTGATTCGTCCGAAATATCATTCCAACCGCGGGATTGCGATTGCCTGCGGGATGAATCCGTGCTACGGTGATTTGGACCCGTATCAGATGGCTCTTTCCGGCATCGATGAAGCCGTCCGCAATCTGATTTGCGTCGGCGCCCGATTTGACCGAATCGCCCTTTTGGATAATTTCTGCTGGGGGGACTGTTCCCGCCCGCAGACGTTCGGCTCGCTGGTGCGGGCCGCTCAGGCCTGCTATGACGGGGCCAAGGCCTTCGGAGCCCCCTTTATTTCCGGCAAAGATTCGCTGAACAACGAGTTTGTCTGCGAGGACGGCACGCGGATTATCATTCCGCCAACCCTGCTGATCAGCGCCGTCGGTCTTGTGGAGGATATTCGCAAATGCGTTACGATGGACCTGAAAGAGCCCGGCAACTTTCTCTTTATTGTGGGGTTGACCCGCAAAGAAATGGGCGGTTCTCATCTGAGCCGTCTGCATGGTCAAACCGGCGGCAGGGTGCCGACGGTTGACCTGAATCTGGCTCCGCAGATTGCTCAGCGGCTTTCCGAAGCGATTGCCGACGGTCTGGTGCGCAGCTGCCATGACTGTTCGGAAGGCGGGCTGGCCGCGGCCCTGGCAGAGATGGCATTTGCCGGCGGGTTGGGCATTCAGGCGGATTTGCGGGGACTGCCGGTTTCGCAGGACTGCCGGACGGCCGCCGAACAGCTCTTCAGCGAATCCAACTCGCGGTATCTGGTGGAAGTGACGCCCGCCTGTTATCATGCCTTCGCCAAACGGATGCTGAATCTGCCGTTTGGGCAAATCGGTGAGGTGGTGGAACAGCCGCGGCTGCAGATTCGCGATGCCCAGCAGCGGCTTGTGATTGATGCCGACCTGGATGCGCTCAAAGCGGCCTGGAAAACCCCCCTTTCCCTTGGGTGA
- a CDS encoding DUF5060 domain-containing protein encodes MTSRRRRRGQTSHPHLCGFSMWLFGLFCLNTYAAVLTSFSQNADTIEQYKKYEAVFTLDTSYSNPFDADIVEIWAEMTCPDSTALYVPAFYYRPYQVSGSNPETYSNPGPEQWRFRFSPTQVGPYTYSIYLKDASGVQTLYTGGHFVCVPGQDKGFIRIHSDGRTFQYDNGQPRIHIGRNVAWTGSGWAGVAGFCHYFEQMKNVGENWARIWMCPWSGDGGLILEWRGHPYFEGVGRLSMQTAQRLDAVIEAAEQNGIAIQLTLQYHGAFSTRVNPNWNENPYNQIYASEGGFLSAPEQFFTHPQAIRLTKNKYRYIVARWGYSPAIFAWELWNEVQYTGSDAWNWWTASYREEVRQWHQQMAAYIKSIDPHRHPVTTSDYYQLSSSLYELDEIDIVQEHSYESPTIDIAKKMIPALWERFHKPVLVGEFGNISENMDDDRLLIRNGIWAGLFLGQSAHPWWWDRIDPYGWSEDFLPLSLFAQGEDLAALAPLTRTVGGNEIIVAEPLMDGFEDMPIEGLHCCQTDDGFTGQAFLSVYLHAPWSSKKSNPYFHVNMPEAGQFILFVKNVSGSGATVQITIDGNTVYSQSQPAGGSNYQVSVPISAGVHIVRVVNTGPDWIEIRRYEFRPNTVSYVDTLGLAEQRRALLWIYDIDSQEGRTAHGWIEGQTLTVQGLDDGWYNLDYYLTRAPGGAAYGTSAYSSSGILQSSIPMFERDVAVKITEVMGLDNLAALAGEWLQNGVNLACDWTGDGRVDEKDFAWMAGQWMLLKNYQSPPQVLSAGQNRTLVLQGSTTPSIQMNPTVRAVGPLTFEWTLQYTGPAQPIPPIEDICSNPREPNPSFSFSQIGMYRLTLTVTNALNQSNSADVSVEVLSNPRRFEAEDADLSQLVGGSSGIYNDPTAGGGRYCLIDWSGTPRIIWTVQAPAAGIYNLYVRSQGVCCYSGRGDYLKVNNGPNQFFQFGNTPDGRWTLFGPIPISLNAGINTIQIIRSWGGIRYDYIELPDL; translated from the coding sequence ATGACAAGCCGCCGAAGACGGAGGGGGCAAACCAGTCATCCGCACCTGTGCGGATTCTCAATGTGGCTCTTTGGGCTGTTCTGCCTGAATACATACGCCGCTGTGCTGACTTCCTTTTCCCAGAATGCCGACACAATTGAACAGTACAAAAAATACGAAGCCGTCTTCACCCTCGATACATCCTACAGCAATCCATTTGATGCCGACATTGTGGAAATCTGGGCGGAGATGACCTGTCCGGATTCAACCGCACTGTATGTACCCGCTTTTTATTACCGTCCCTATCAAGTGAGCGGTTCGAATCCGGAAACCTACTCCAATCCGGGACCGGAACAGTGGAGATTCCGCTTCTCCCCAACGCAGGTCGGGCCTTATACGTATTCGATTTATCTGAAGGATGCATCGGGGGTGCAAACACTTTATACCGGCGGACATTTTGTGTGCGTTCCGGGGCAGGACAAAGGATTTATCCGGATTCATTCCGACGGTCGGACCTTCCAGTATGACAACGGCCAGCCGCGAATCCATATCGGACGAAATGTTGCCTGGACCGGCAGCGGCTGGGCGGGCGTGGCCGGCTTTTGTCACTATTTTGAACAAATGAAGAATGTCGGCGAAAACTGGGCGCGTATCTGGATGTGCCCGTGGAGCGGAGACGGCGGACTGATTCTCGAATGGCGGGGGCATCCGTATTTTGAGGGCGTAGGTCGGCTGAGTATGCAGACGGCGCAGCGGCTGGATGCCGTCATCGAGGCAGCGGAGCAAAACGGCATCGCCATTCAGCTGACCCTGCAGTATCACGGGGCCTTCAGCACACGTGTAAATCCGAACTGGAATGAGAACCCGTATAACCAGATATACGCATCTGAAGGCGGATTTTTGTCAGCCCCGGAACAGTTCTTTACGCATCCCCAGGCTATTCGTCTGACCAAAAATAAATACCGGTATATTGTCGCCCGCTGGGGATACTCGCCGGCGATTTTTGCGTGGGAATTATGGAATGAGGTCCAGTACACCGGCTCGGATGCATGGAACTGGTGGACGGCTTCCTACCGCGAGGAAGTCCGGCAATGGCATCAGCAGATGGCCGCTTATATCAAAAGCATCGACCCGCATCGGCACCCGGTAACCACGAGTGATTATTATCAGCTCTCTTCCTCGCTGTATGAGTTGGATGAGATTGATATTGTGCAGGAGCACTCTTATGAAAGCCCCACGATTGACATAGCCAAGAAAATGATACCGGCTCTTTGGGAACGATTTCATAAGCCGGTGCTGGTCGGAGAGTTCGGCAATATTTCAGAGAATATGGATGATGACCGCCTGTTGATTCGCAACGGCATCTGGGCGGGCCTTTTTCTGGGACAAAGCGCTCATCCGTGGTGGTGGGACCGAATTGACCCATACGGCTGGAGCGAGGATTTTCTTCCGCTGAGTCTTTTCGCCCAAGGGGAGGATTTGGCCGCATTGGCACCCCTGACTCGCACTGTCGGAGGGAATGAAATCATCGTCGCTGAACCGCTGATGGATGGTTTTGAGGATATGCCGATCGAGGGACTGCATTGCTGTCAGACAGATGACGGTTTTACTGGACAGGCCTTTTTATCTGTTTATCTGCACGCGCCCTGGAGCAGCAAAAAGTCCAATCCTTATTTCCATGTGAATATGCCGGAGGCGGGACAATTTATCCTCTTTGTCAAAAATGTGTCCGGGTCCGGGGCCACTGTTCAGATTACAATTGACGGAAATACTGTCTATTCACAATCGCAGCCGGCAGGCGGGAGCAATTATCAGGTTTCCGTGCCGATTTCAGCCGGTGTTCATATCGTTCGAGTCGTCAACACCGGGCCGGACTGGATAGAGATACGGCGGTATGAGTTCCGACCGAACACGGTTTCCTATGTGGATACACTGGGGCTTGCCGAGCAGCGGCGGGCCTTGCTCTGGATTTATGATATCGACAGCCAGGAAGGTCGAACTGCTCACGGCTGGATTGAGGGGCAGACACTGACGGTTCAGGGGCTGGATGACGGCTGGTATAATCTGGATTATTATCTGACGCGCGCACCGGGCGGAGCGGCTTACGGGACATCCGCTTATTCATCCAGCGGCATCCTGCAGAGCTCGATTCCAATGTTCGAACGGGATGTTGCCGTGAAAATTACTGAGGTGATGGGTTTAGACAATCTGGCAGCCCTTGCCGGTGAATGGCTTCAAAACGGCGTCAATCTCGCCTGCGACTGGACGGGGGACGGCCGCGTCGATGAAAAGGATTTTGCCTGGATGGCCGGGCAGTGGATGCTTTTGAAAAATTATCAGAGTCCCCCGCAGGTGCTTTCAGCCGGTCAAAACCGAACTTTGGTCCTGCAGGGAAGCACAACCCCCTCAATACAAATGAATCCGACAGTTCGAGCCGTGGGACCGCTGACGTTTGAATGGACGCTTCAGTACACAGGACCGGCCCAGCCGATTCCGCCAATCGAAGACATCTGCTCCAATCCCCGAGAGCCGAATCCGTCCTTTTCTTTTTCCCAAATCGGTATGTATCGGCTCACACTTACGGTCACCAATGCCCTGAATCAATCGAACAGTGCCGATGTGAGTGTAGAGGTGCTTTCCAATCCGAGACGGTTTGAGGCGGAGGATGCCGACCTTTCGCAGCTGGTCGGCGGCAGCAGCGGGATTTACAATGACCCAACGGCCGGCGGCGGACGCTATTGCCTGATAGACTGGAGCGGCACACCGCGTATCATCTGGACGGTTCAGGCCCCTGCCGCAGGGATATATAATCTCTATGTTCGCTCACAAGGCGTCTGCTGCTACAGCGGACGAGGAGATTATCTGAAGGTCAACAACGGGCCCAATCAGTTCTTCCAGTTCGGCAATACGCCGGACGGCCGATGGACCCTTTTCGGACCGATACCCATTTCTCTGAACGCCGGGATAAATACTATCCAGATTATCCGCAGCTGGGGCGGGATTCGGTATGACTATATCGAACTGCCGGATTTGTAA